In Amphiura filiformis chromosome 1, Afil_fr2py, whole genome shotgun sequence, the following are encoded in one genomic region:
- the LOC140153091 gene encoding uncharacterized protein: MWRVCIKKERPQIPDDCPEEIARLLRQCWLEDRRARPEIGVIVGLVTAYRKTIQEACREIEIVIQFSGQQTLWLKVPYGITVQSIKTTSEQSSGLSGPLKLFYRDKELNDRSILQDYGVNDGDVIQLLQYIRLHVKFENGNTIVLDTSFEETLQGLKSRLNQVPHGSAYFTTSHLRPLRDDRSLAYYSIKNEDTLQVVSQPCIQIQTEKGHIFTVKTNGHDTVMDLKKSVKHQHLILQENLYSTILEFSKSNSSKNLLTHGHLIDQLKAAALQDDSTIQGSGVQHGDTICMMNLQRAYELPHKFDWFSERVLVTIPSLTPNDIEHNTTGTSSGFVGIDNKMTFRANGHYRLGQTYCMDRNN, translated from the exons ATGTGGAGAGTGTGCATTAAGAAGGAAAGACCTCAAATTCCTGACGATTGTCCAGAAGAGATCGCGAGACTGTTGCGTCAGTGCTGGCTTGAAGATAGAAGAGCAAGACCAGAAATAGGAGTTATTGTGGGATTGGTCACAGCTTACAGGAAAACGATTCAAG AAGCGTGCAGGGAAATCGAAATCGTCATCCAGTTTTCAG GCCAACAGACTCTGTGGTTGAAGGTTCCCTACGGAATTACAGTTCAATCCATCAAGACAACTAGTGAGCAATCCAGTGGTCTTTCAGGTCCTCTGAAGTTATTTTACCGAGACAAGGAGCTAAACGACCGAAGTATTCTCCAGGACTATGGTGTAAATGACGGTGATGTCATTCAACTGCTACAATACATCAGACTTCATGTGAAGTTTGAAAACG gTAACACCATCGTTTTGGACACATCATTTGAAGAGACACTTCAAGGCTTGAAGTCTAGGCTCAATCAGGTGCCACATGGATCAGCATACTTTACCACGTCCCACTTACGTCCTCTTAGAGACGACCGATCACTGGCTTACTACAGTATCAAAAATGAAGATACGCTACAGGTGGTGTCACAGCCTTGCATACAAATACAAACAGAGAAAG gACATATCTTCACTGTGAAGACCAACGGTCATGACACTGTTATGGATCTAAAGAAAAGTGTCAAGCACCAACATCTGATCCTGCAAGAAAACCTTTACTCCACGATCCTGGAGTTCAGTAAAAGCAACAGTTCGAAAAACCTCCTGACCCATGGGCACCTTATCGATCAACTGAAAGCAGCAGCTCTTCAGGATGACAGTACCATACAAGGCAGTGGTGTACAACACGGAGATACTATTTGTATGATGAATCTCCAAAGGGCGTATGAATTGCCTCACAAATTTGACT GGTTTTCCGAAAGAGTGTTGGTCACCATTCCGAGCTTGACACCCAACGATATAGAACATAATACAACTGGCACGTCGTCAGGATTTGTGGGCATAGATAATAAAATGACATTTCGTGCAAATGGACATTACAGACTTGGACAAACATACTGTATGGATAGGAATAACTAA
- the LOC140165554 gene encoding monocarboxylate transporter 7-like, with amino-acid sequence MRNANEMCTKKIIKTRKDVYPIKDHGWAWVVAFSAHVCRILHDGIVKSYGVMLPTLSFEFDTKVWEIGFAISLMVVVGSILVVIVGPIINRFQPRLVLIGLGVFVYLGFIVCACATSWEMFAFSLIVITGIPLRMCWYIMLSIQGEYFDKHYVIANSIAYSGSSVAVVILPSYATTSRLLRMERDTPRPGEHFAQHLNLWSDC; translated from the exons ATGAGGAACGCAAATGAAATGTGCACCAAGAAAATCATCAAAACCAGAAAAG ATGTATATCCTATAAAGGACCATGGTTGGGCATGGGTTGTTGCGTTCAGCGCACATGTCTGCCGAATTCTGCACGATGGAATCGTCAAAAGCTACGGCGTCATGCTCCCTACTTTATCGTTCGAATTTGACACAAAAGTTTGGGAAATTGGATTCGCTATTTCACTTATGGTGGTTGTCGGAAGTATTTTAG tcGTAATCGTTGGGCCTATTATCAACCGATTTCAACCAAGGTTGGTACTCATTGGCTTAGGAGTTTTCGTCTACTTAGGATTCATTGTATGCGCATGTGCAACAAGTTGGGAAATGTTTGCTTTCTCTTTGATCGTGATAACAG GGATTCCACTACGCATGTGTTGGTACATAATGCTAAGCATTCAAGGAGAATATTTCGACAAACATTACGTCATCGCCAACAGTATCGCGTATTCCGGCTCATCCGTCGCTGTCGTCATTTTGCCCTCTTACGCAACTACTTCTCGACTCCTTCGGATGGAGAGGGACACTCCTCGTCCTGGCGAGCATTTCGCTCAACATCTCAACCTGTGGAGCGATTGTTAA
- the LOC140155411 gene encoding monocarboxylate transporter 12-like, translating to MSAFIKKVCEPTLFKQPEFWGTLAAEFAFQYSWTGWMIYLVPYARSIGLSPYQATSLSSAGGFGSLIGTVAIIFLLKTSRNLITILTLLLLIAGCSLEVYPFSTSLHVLMTASFTFGLAENAGLVAILSMSKSLDGELSQAVSFLFLASALGRLSAGFFTGWIHDSTNSYDISFTVLGGVLLLAAIIFGALLMIQKNSQ from the exons ATGTCTGCGTTCATCAAGAAAGTTTGCGAACCAACATTATTTAAACAGCCTGAATTTTGGGGAACCTTAGCGGCTGAATTTGCTTTCCAATACAGCTGGACAGGCTGGATGATCTATTTAGTCCCCTACGCCAGATCAATCGGGCTTTCTCCATATCAAGCTACCAGTTTATCATCCGCTGGTGGATTTGGGTCGCTGATAGGAACAGTAGCGATCATCTTCTTGTTAAAAACATCTCGTAACCTAATCACTATTTTGACGTTATTGCTACTGATCGCTGGTTGCTCCCTAGAAGTTTACCCATTCAGCACTTCATTACACGTTCTGATGACAGCGTCCTTTACGTTTGGGTTGGCGGAGAACGCAGGTCTAGTCGCTATTTTATCAATGAGTAAATCGCTGGACGGAGAGCTTTCTCAGGCGGTATCATTTCTATTCTTGGCTTCAGCACTTGGAAGGTTGTCTGCTGGTTTTTTCACAG GATGGATCCATGATTCTACCAATAGCTATGATATTTCCTTCACTGTTCTCGGTGGTGTTCTTCTGTTAGCAGCGATTATTTTTGGAGCATTATTAATGATTCAGAAAAATTCGCAATAA